CGTCCATGCCGATGTCGGCGAATACCTGTTCGTTGAGCGTGACGGTGGCGTCCTCCACCGTGGATCGGCCGAGCTCGGTGATCTGCACCAGCGTGGTGCGGCCGTCGGTGGGGTGCGGCACACGCTGCACCAGCCCGTCGGCCTCGAGCCGGCGGATCGCGTGGGTCACGCTGGTCACGTGGACCTGCAGCCGGTCGGAGGCCTTGGTGATCGGCAGCGCGCCGGTCCGGCTGAATGCGAGTAGCCGCAACAGCTCGTAACGCGAGAAGCTCAGATCGTACGGGCGTAGCGCCGCCTCCACCCGGGCCAGCAGGATCTGGTGTGCACGCATCACTGATGTCACCGCGACCATGCCCTGCGAGACATCACCCCAGCCCGCACGCTCCCAGTTGGTCCGTGCGGCGGCTATCGGGTCACGCTTCTTGTCTACCGCCACACGCTTTTTCTTACCGCACTTGCGCCCGGAGCGGGGCGACCTGCTCGTTTCGGCCGGTGATTATTTGCTCACCGCGGCCAGCACCGCCAGCGTGGATTCGCGGCTGGCCACGGTGATGCGGGCACCGCCGTCCGGGTAGCAGCGCACCCGCAGCCCGGTGCCGGCGAACGTCTCACTCCAGCGCTGGCCCATCGCCGGCAGATACATGAAGTTCGCGTGTGCGTCGGTGGTGTAGATGCCCAGCGCGGACAGCCGCATCCGCAGGTAACGCCGCTCCGAGGTGATCCACTGGATGCGTTGCTGCAGTTCATCTTCGGCATCGTAGGAGGCGACCACGGCGGGCAGGCTGGTCAGCGCGATGCCGAACGGCAGCTGCTGGGACCACAACATTTCGGCCAGCTGCGGCGCCGCCACGCCGTAGCCGATCCGCAGCCCGGCCAAACCGTATGCCTTGGAGAATGTCCGTACCACCACCACGTTCGGGAATCGCGGTATCAGCGCCGCGATATCGATCCAGTGGTCTGACGCGGCGAACTCGATGTACGCCTCGTCGAGCAGCACGACGGTGTCTGGCGGTACTCGGCGCAGGAACCGCAGCAGGTGCGCCACCGGTTCCAGGGTCCCGGTGGGGTTGTGCGGTCGGCACACCACCACCACCCGGGCGGTAGCGGCCGCATCGGCCAGCCGGTTGAAGTGGTTGTGGCCGCCCTTGTCGAGCGGCACGCTCACCGCCTTCAGCCGCGCCATCCGCGCGATGATCGGGTAGCCGTCGAAGGTGGGTGTCGACATCACCATCGTGTCACCCGGAACGGTCAACGCCTGCAAGGCTTGCAGCACCACTCCCGTCGCGCCCGCGCCGAGCACCACCTGGTCCGCGGGCACCCCGATGCGGCCCGCGATCACGCTGCGTAACCGCTCGGGCAGAAACTCCGGATAGCGGTTGGCCGCATCGATCGACCGCACCAGCACCGACCGTACCGCGGGCAGCGGCGGGAACGGATTCTCGTTCAGCGACAGGGCAAGTGGATCGGTCGCGTGGGGAAACACGTCATCAGCCTCGGCGGCAACCGAACTCAGGGTGGGCCGCATCACCCTCGGCCACCCCACCGCACCGCCGCGGCGCCGGCGAAATCACCGGCATGGGCAAAACCGGCCATCAGCACCACCTCGCCGGACTTGAGCTGGCCGTTGCAGATCGCGCGGTCGAGGTTGATCGGGATGCCGGCGCCGAACAGGTTGCCACATTCGTCAAACGTGTCGGCGTGACGTTGCGCGGGCACCTCGAGCGCGTCCCGCCAATTCCGCAGGAACGCCCGGTTAGGCTGATTGGTGACCAACACGTCGATGTCCTTGGCGGGCAAGCCGATCCGGTCGCAAACAGCGAGCGCCACCTCGGGCACCTGCCGGTTCCCGCGGGCCAGCACCTTGGTGATCTTGCTTTCGGTGAAACCGATGCTTCCCTCACCGGGGCCGGCCTGCCACCACTTGCGGGGCGGGTCGAAGGACAGCGTCATCTCCCCGGCGTACTCACCGTAGGTGCGGCACTCGACGTCCAGGATCGGTGATTGGTCGCTGATGGTGACCAACCCGACGGCGGCACCGTCGCCGGGGACCGCCGATTGCGCCTTGCGGCGAATCGTGGGCTGGTCGAAGAACTGGCCGGCCGCGTTCTGCGCGACGGCGATCAGCGCCGTACGTCCCTCGCCCGACGCCAGTAGCTTACGAGCCACGTTGAGCGCCAACACAAATGCCGCACACCCACCATTGTTCAGGTCGAGTACCCACGACGGCCGTAAACCGAGCCGGTGCGCAATGCCGCCGCCCTGCCCGTAAAACGCCATGTCGGGCACCTGCGTGTGGGTGATCAGGACGTCCGCACCTTCGACGACGTCGTGCCCGTGCCGTTCGATCAGGCCCGCAACCGCACGTTCGATCATGTCGATGGAGCTTTCCTGCGGTCCGACGTGGTGACGGAACTTCGGCGCCCGGAACATGACGTTGTCCCGAAGGTCGTCGGTTTCGGCGAACTGAGCGTAGTAGTCCGCGGGGATCGGCGGCCCGGGCAGATAGGTGGAGACGTCGATCAGGCTAACGCTTGGTGTGCCCATGGTGTGCTCATTTCATCCAGTCGGGGGTGACCGAGAGACCATTGCGGTGGCGGTACTCGGCGATTGCCTTGAGGTTCTTCATCTCCAGCAGATGTCCGGCTCCGAACATGTCCCAGAAGTCGCCCACCCACACCGGTCGCTGCGGCGGGGCGGTTTCCGGGTAAGGATTGTTGTCGTAGAACGGGTGATGGCAATTCGTCCACAGCACAACCGAACCCGGCTTGTTCAGCACCACCTGTGCATCGATGACGCGCATCAGATAGATCATCCACAGGTGCTTGCCCTGATCCCATGCGCAGTGATAATCGACGGTGCGGGCCACGGGATTGGCGACGGTGCGGGTGTAGATCTCGGTCTCCGAGCCGAGCCGGTCGTACGCCAGCCACAAACCCGGTTCTTCGGTCGGGGTGAACCCGCGCAGGCTGTACGTCCACTCCTCGAGGCTGCGGGTGTCGGACAGGTACTGGTAAAGCTCGTCCGGGGGGCAGTCGATGTAATCGTTGACGGTGCAGTATTCACCGAAGACCTGATCGTGCGGGTACACCGAACGCATCATGTCCATGATCACCGGTGTGACCTTCTCCCGCGGCGAGGTTTCGATGCGGGTGACCCCGTCGATGACGTCCGGAATATCTTCAAGCGCTGGCAGCGACATTGGGGTATCTCTCCTTAACCGTCGAAATTTGGCTCGCTGCACCGGATTCGGACGTTCCGGTGAGGAAGGGTGCGAACGGCGGGATCTCGTCGGCGGCGCACTCGACGCTGATCACCGCCGGCCCGTCGACCTCGAGGGCCGTGCGCACGGCGTTGGCGAGGCCTTTGCGGTCGCTGACGTCCATCGACATCAGGCCGGGGAACATGGCGGCCAGCCCGGCACCGAGCTGACTGGGTCGGAAACGGTTGTAGCTGTACACGCTGTCGTAGTACAGCTGCTCGCGCGTCACGCACATGGCGTGCGCGTTGTTGTTGAACAGCACGAAGGTCACCGGCAGCCGGTACTGCACCGCGGTATGCACCTCCATGCCGTGCATGAAGAATGCGCCGTCACCGGCGACCACGACGGTACGCCCATCCGATCGGCCGGTGTTGGCTCGCCCGAATGCCATTCCAATCCCGGCACCGAAGCTGTAGCCCATGCCGCCCATACCCAACGCGACCGTGAACCTGCCGCCGCGCCGCGGCGACAGGTAGTGCACCGCGGAGGCACCGGTGTTGCCCGCGTCGACCACGATGTCGGCGCCGTCGGGCAGCACTTCGTCGAGCACCGCCATCGCGTCGCGGTAGCGCACACCGGTACCGACGCAGGTCGGCGGCGTCAGCTCCGAGTGTCGCACGACATCGGGAACCCTTACACTCGTTGGCCGTCCGCTCCCGGACAGGGCGTGGGTCAGCATTCGCAACGTGGCGCGCAGATCCTCGGTGTGCACGTGCGCGCAGGGGATGTACGGCCGCGCGGAGCCGATAGAGACGGTGCGCACCGCCGCCAAGGCTTCGTCGAGACCGGCCCGGGCGGTGACCGGCAGCCGGGTGCCGACCACCAGGCACACGGCGCTGGCGGCGATCGCTTCGACGACGCCCGGGTGGCCCATCACGCCGGTCACCCCGAGCGCCGACGACCGGCCGAATCCCGGTGTGCCCGAGGCATCTTTGGCGTCCGGCACGGTCGCGACCCGGGCACGCAAGACCGCGCGCAGCTGTTCGAGTTCAACGCGAGCGTCGTCGCGCGCCACCTGTTCGCCCGCGATGATCGTGATCGTTCCGCCGGCGTCGCGCAGCAAACCCACGATCGGATGCGGATTTCCGATCGGCCGCGGGTCGGCGGTCGTGGCTGCTGGCATGGCCCCGGCGCAGACCTGTGCTTGCTGAATATCCTTGGGAAGCAACAATACTGCGGGGCCTCCGGTGCGTGCCGCGGCAACGGCCCGGGACAATGCGGCGCCGATCTCGGCCGGCCGTAGCACCCGTTCGGTGTGCACCGATACCGCGGAGAACACCGCCTGGACGTCAAGGGCGCCGTTGCAGCCGCTGGTGTCTTGGAAGCTGCCCCGACCGTCCAGGGAGGTCGGTGTCTGACCGACCAATGCCAGCACCGGTACCCGGCTGGCGAACGACTCGCCAAGGCCCGCTACAAGATTCAGCGCACCGCCGCCCGATGTCGCGGCGACCACCCCCAGGCCGGCGCCGCTGCGGCTGTACCCGTCGGCCATGGTGGCCGCCGAGAATTCGTGCTTGGCCAGTACCGCAGTGACGCCGGCGTGGAAATATGCTGCGTCGTAAAGATCTTCGATGTTGGCGCCGTCCACTCCGAAGATATGATTCGCGCCGATCGACGCGAGATATTCGACGATGTGGTCAACAGCCCGGTACTTCCGAGGCATCTGCTCACCTAAGTTCGATTGAGACGATGCCTTTGACACGAGTCAGGTGAGCCGGTGGTTCACCTGCCGGGGCTTACAGCGAGCGTTCCAGCAGAACCTCGCCGCTGTCGGCCGCCACCACCTGCACGGCAGCGATCTGCTCGAGTGGTGTCGAAATGCTCGCGGCGGGCATCGCGGTATGGCCGGGTTCGGCCACCCAGGTCGCCAACCGTGTCTTGCTGCCGTCGCGACCCACCACAACCATCGCCAGCGTGTCATGGTGCGCATACGGCGGAGCCAGGCAGACACACTTCAGGTTGATGGCAGTGCCCCAATGCTGGCTGGACAACTGCACCGTCGACGCCAGCATGGTGGTACCCACCTGCGCCATCTCCGACGACTGGGCCACGGGCTGCGTGGGCGTCGGCGACGAGAAGTGGCCCTGGATGCCCTGGAAACCAAGGAACACGCCGACCGCCAGCACGGCGGCCGCGGCCGACGATGCCACCCAGGTGATTATTCGGGCGCGGCGCCGCCGCCAAGCCACCTTCGCCAGCAACGACGGCAACAACTCCGGCGGCGCCGCTGCGGCGGCTCCGGACTGGCCCATTGCGGCCACCTCTTCACGGTCAAGCTGTGACAGCAGGGCCGGCACCCCACTGAGCTCGGCGACGGCCTCCCGGCATGCCGAACACTGGGCCATGTGCGCCTCGAATTCGCGGCGGTCGGCCGAGGACAACGACCCCAGCACGTATGCGGCATCCCACATCGCGTAGCGGTGGTTATCACCCATGATCAGACCAAAGACCTCGTTGTCGCCGGGCGGACCCAAGCCGCGTAGCGGCGTTTTCATTTCATCCATCTCCATTCACCCTTTAAGCATTCGGAGCCGATGACCACACAGATGGGTGGGGGGACTGTCATCTCGTAACTCCGAGTTCCTGCAGAGTGAGCCGCAAAGCCCGCACGGCATAGTGTAGTCGGGACTTCACAGTTCCCTCGGCTATCTCGAGGTCTGCAGCAATCTGCGCCGTGGTCCATCCGCGGTAGTAGGACCGCTCGATGACGGCCCGGTGTTCCGCGGACAATTGCGTCATCGCTTCGGCGATCAGCAGCCGGTCCAGCGCCGCATTGACCTCATCGGGCGTCGCTTGTTCCGGGGCCCCCTCTTCGTCGAGCGAGCCGACCACGTTGCGATAGCGCGCACTGCGCCGGTCGTCGATGATCATGTTCCGGGCCACGGTGAACAACCAGGCACGCGCCGACCGCTCCGTGTCGCCGACGACCTCCGGGTGTTGCCATGCGCGCAGCAACGTTTCCTGGACGACATCCTCGGCGTGGCTTCGGTCGCCGGTCAACCGCAGCGCGTAGCGCCACAGCACCGCGGCGTGCTCGTCGTAGAGCGCCTTCATCAACGCAGCCTCCCCGGCACCCGATGCCGGGCGAGTCTCAGCACCCCGTGCCACTCGACCACCTCCTGCCCATAGACACGAGTTGAGTAGCGGTTTAGTTCGAGGTCTAGCGCAGCGTGAGGATGCGGGGTCCGTCCTCGGTGACGGCCACGGTGTGCTCCCAATGCGCGGCCCGGGATCCGTCGGTGGTGGTGACCGTCCAGTCGTCGTCGAGAACCCGGGTTTTGCCCGTCCCCAGGGTCAGCATCGGCTCGATGGCCAGCACCGACCCGACGGCGAGCAGCGGTCCGCGGCCCGGCGATCCCTCGTTGGGCAGGAACGGGTCCATGTGCATCTGCCGGCCGATGCCGTGACCGCCGTACCCTTCGACGATCCCGAAGCTGCGACCGTGCCGCACCGCGGCCGCCCGGGTTCCCAATTCGATGGCGTGCGAGACGTCGGTCAGCCGGTTACCGGGGATCATCGCCGCGATTCCGGCCTCCAGGGATTCCCTGGTCGCCGCGGACAGCGCCGCGTCGGCCGGGTCGAGGGCACCGACGCCGAAGGTGATGGCCGCATCGCCGTGCCAGCCGTCCAGGATCGCGCCGCAGTCGATCGATACGAGGTCACCGGGCACGAGGATCTCGGCGGCGGACGGAATGCCGTGCACCACCCGGTCGTTGACGGACGCACAGATCGACGCCGGATAGCCGTGATATCCCAGAAACGACGGGGTCGCGCCGGCCTCCCGGATCACCGTCTCGGCGATTTGGTCCAACCCCAACGTGGAGCTGCCGGAAGCGGCCGCGGCCTGCACGGCCTGCAGGGCGGCGGCGACCACGGCGCCCGCCGCGGCCATCGCGTCGAGTTCGCCGGCGCTGCGCTGCGGCACCACCTTGCGGCTCCGCAACCGCGCCAGCGGGTTCATCGCTACTTGCCCAGCGCCCGCAGCGCGCGGGCGAATACCTCATCCACCGCACCGATGGCGTCGACGGTCTTGAGCTGGTCGCGGTAGTACTCGAGCAGCGGGGCGGTTTCGTCCCGGTAGATCTTCATCCGGTTGAGGATGACCTCGTCGGTGTCGTCGGCGCGGCCGCGGCCCTTGAGCCGGTGCAGCAATTCGTCTTCGGACACCCGGAACTCCAGCACCGCGTCGATGTCGGTGCCGCGGCGGGCCAGCATCTCATGCAGCGCTTTGGCCTGCTCGATCGAGCGCGGGTAGCCGTCCAGGATGAAACCGTTCGCCACGTCCGGTTCGTCCAGCCGGTCGTCGACGAGCTGATTGGTCAGCTCGGAGGGCACCAAGTCGCCGGCGTCCAGGTACCGCTTGGCCTCCAGGCCCAGCTTGGTGCCCTGCCCGATATTGCTGCGAAAGAGGTCCCCGGTGGAGATCTGCGGAATCCCGAGCTTCTCGCTGAGCTTCTCCGACTGCGTGCCCTTGCCTGCCCCCGGCGGGCCCAGCAATACGACTCTCACTTAAGGAACCCTTCGTAGTTGCGCTGCATGAGCTGACTCTCGATCTGTTTGACCGTATCCAACCCGACACCGATCATGATCAGCACTGCGGTGCCGCCGAATGGCAGGTTTTGTACCGCTCCAGCGTTCCCGATCTGCAGGAACAGGTTCGGCAGCACCGCGATCGCCCCGAGGTAGATCGAGCCG
This Mycobacterium simiae DNA region includes the following protein-coding sequences:
- a CDS encoding MarR family winged helix-turn-helix transcriptional regulator, which gives rise to MAVDKKRDPIAAARTNWERAGWGDVSQGMVAVTSVMRAHQILLARVEAALRPYDLSFSRYELLRLLAFSRTGALPITKASDRLQVHVTSVTHAIRRLEADGLVQRVPHPTDGRTTLVQITELGRSTVEDATVTLNEQVFADIGMDVDESRALVSSIETLRRNAGDF
- a CDS encoding pyridoxal phosphate-dependent aminotransferase, which translates into the protein MRPTLSSVAAEADDVFPHATDPLALSLNENPFPPLPAVRSVLVRSIDAANRYPEFLPERLRSVIAGRIGVPADQVVLGAGATGVVLQALQALTVPGDTMVMSTPTFDGYPIIARMARLKAVSVPLDKGGHNHFNRLADAAATARVVVVCRPHNPTGTLEPVAHLLRFLRRVPPDTVVLLDEAYIEFAASDHWIDIAALIPRFPNVVVVRTFSKAYGLAGLRIGYGVAAPQLAEMLWSQQLPFGIALTSLPAVVASYDAEDELQQRIQWITSERRYLRMRLSALGIYTTDAHANFMYLPAMGQRWSETFAGTGLRVRCYPDGGARITVASRESTLAVLAAVSK
- a CDS encoding 3-oxoacyl-ACP synthase III family protein → MGTPSVSLIDVSTYLPGPPIPADYYAQFAETDDLRDNVMFRAPKFRHHVGPQESSIDMIERAVAGLIERHGHDVVEGADVLITHTQVPDMAFYGQGGGIAHRLGLRPSWVLDLNNGGCAAFVLALNVARKLLASGEGRTALIAVAQNAAGQFFDQPTIRRKAQSAVPGDGAAVGLVTISDQSPILDVECRTYGEYAGEMTLSFDPPRKWWQAGPGEGSIGFTESKITKVLARGNRQVPEVALAVCDRIGLPAKDIDVLVTNQPNRAFLRNWRDALEVPAQRHADTFDECGNLFGAGIPINLDRAICNGQLKSGEVVLMAGFAHAGDFAGAAAVRWGGRG
- a CDS encoding thiamine pyrophosphate-binding protein, whose amino-acid sequence is MPRKYRAVDHIVEYLASIGANHIFGVDGANIEDLYDAAYFHAGVTAVLAKHEFSAATMADGYSRSGAGLGVVAATSGGGALNLVAGLGESFASRVPVLALVGQTPTSLDGRGSFQDTSGCNGALDVQAVFSAVSVHTERVLRPAEIGAALSRAVAAARTGGPAVLLLPKDIQQAQVCAGAMPAATTADPRPIGNPHPIVGLLRDAGGTITIIAGEQVARDDARVELEQLRAVLRARVATVPDAKDASGTPGFGRSSALGVTGVMGHPGVVEAIAASAVCLVVGTRLPVTARAGLDEALAAVRTVSIGSARPYIPCAHVHTEDLRATLRMLTHALSGSGRPTSVRVPDVVRHSELTPPTCVGTGVRYRDAMAVLDEVLPDGADIVVDAGNTGASAVHYLSPRRGGRFTVALGMGGMGYSFGAGIGMAFGRANTGRSDGRTVVVAGDGAFFMHGMEVHTAVQYRLPVTFVLFNNNAHAMCVTREQLYYDSVYSYNRFRPSQLGAGLAAMFPGLMSMDVSDRKGLANAVRTALEVDGPAVISVECAADEIPPFAPFLTGTSESGAASQISTVKERYPNVAASA
- a CDS encoding anti-sigma factor family protein — translated: MDEMKTPLRGLGPPGDNEVFGLIMGDNHRYAMWDAAYVLGSLSSADRREFEAHMAQCSACREAVAELSGVPALLSQLDREEVAAMGQSGAAAAAPPELLPSLLAKVAWRRRRARIITWVASSAAAAVLAVGVFLGFQGIQGHFSSPTPTQPVAQSSEMAQVGTTMLASTVQLSSQHWGTAINLKCVCLAPPYAHHDTLAMVVVGRDGSKTRLATWVAEPGHTAMPAASISTPLEQIAAVQVVAADSGEVLLERSL
- a CDS encoding sigma-70 family RNA polymerase sigma factor, whose translation is MKALYDEHAAVLWRYALRLTGDRSHAEDVVQETLLRAWQHPEVVGDTERSARAWLFTVARNMIIDDRRSARYRNVVGSLDEEGAPEQATPDEVNAALDRLLIAEAMTQLSAEHRAVIERSYYRGWTTAQIAADLEIAEGTVKSRLHYAVRALRLTLQELGVTR
- the map gene encoding type I methionyl aminopeptidase; this encodes MNPLARLRSRKVVPQRSAGELDAMAAAGAVVAAALQAVQAAAASGSSTLGLDQIAETVIREAGATPSFLGYHGYPASICASVNDRVVHGIPSAAEILVPGDLVSIDCGAILDGWHGDAAITFGVGALDPADAALSAATRESLEAGIAAMIPGNRLTDVSHAIELGTRAAAVRHGRSFGIVEGYGGHGIGRQMHMDPFLPNEGSPGRGPLLAVGSVLAIEPMLTLGTGKTRVLDDDWTVTTTDGSRAAHWEHTVAVTEDGPRILTLR
- a CDS encoding adenylate kinase; this translates as MRVVLLGPPGAGKGTQSEKLSEKLGIPQISTGDLFRSNIGQGTKLGLEAKRYLDAGDLVPSELTNQLVDDRLDEPDVANGFILDGYPRSIEQAKALHEMLARRGTDIDAVLEFRVSEDELLHRLKGRGRADDTDEVILNRMKIYRDETAPLLEYYRDQLKTVDAIGAVDEVFARALRALGK